The following are encoded together in the Deinococcus soli (ex Cha et al. 2016) genome:
- the murA gene encoding UDP-N-acetylglucosamine 1-carboxyvinyltransferase produces MHLTPLHVQGGRPLSGQITVQGSKNAALPVIVATLLTREKVTLHGVPRLSDVRTILDLMAHLGTQHTWVGENSLELHTPEILNTDAPYALVSKMRASFIVMGAILARAGRATVSMPGGCAWGPRPVDQHVKALRALGVDVHEDNGNFDAHRTGSLNGQFIFELLTVGGTHNAILAATLGDGVVTLENASIDTDVVELIEFLNHLGADIQGAGTHTLTIRGVAALRGGEYRVIPDRIEAGTFMLLAAATRSRFTVDNVRTDHLRAVIGKLQEIGADVTEDGLSVTVDARDRDLKPVNITTQSYPGFPTDLQPQMSALLATIPGTSVVQDPVYPDRLTHVAELHRMGATITVSGYTQIIQGGALRSAPVKAADLRAGAALFIAGLTCEGDTVIDGVQYLNRGYERLAERLQGLGANVTQNEPELVPAAD; encoded by the coding sequence ATGCACCTGACCCCACTGCACGTCCAGGGCGGCCGCCCGCTGAGCGGCCAGATCACCGTTCAGGGCAGCAAGAACGCCGCGCTACCCGTCATCGTCGCCACCCTGCTGACCCGCGAGAAGGTCACGCTGCACGGCGTGCCGCGCCTGAGCGACGTCCGCACCATCCTGGACCTCATGGCGCACCTGGGCACCCAGCACACCTGGGTAGGCGAGAACAGCCTGGAACTGCACACCCCGGAGATCCTGAACACCGACGCGCCCTACGCGCTGGTCAGCAAGATGCGCGCCAGTTTCATCGTGATGGGCGCCATCCTGGCCCGCGCCGGGCGCGCGACCGTGTCCATGCCCGGCGGCTGCGCCTGGGGCCCCCGCCCGGTCGATCAGCACGTCAAGGCCCTGCGTGCCCTGGGCGTGGACGTCCACGAGGACAACGGCAACTTCGACGCGCACCGCACCGGAAGCCTCAACGGTCAGTTCATCTTCGAACTGCTCACGGTGGGCGGCACGCACAACGCCATCCTGGCCGCCACCCTCGGCGACGGCGTGGTCACGCTGGAAAACGCCAGCATCGACACGGACGTCGTGGAACTCATCGAGTTCCTGAACCACCTGGGCGCCGACATCCAGGGCGCGGGCACGCACACCCTCACCATCCGGGGCGTTGCCGCGCTGCGCGGCGGAGAGTACCGCGTGATTCCCGACCGCATCGAGGCCGGGACGTTCATGCTGCTGGCCGCTGCCACCCGCAGCCGCTTCACTGTGGACAACGTCCGCACCGACCATCTGCGCGCCGTGATCGGCAAGCTGCAGGAGATCGGCGCCGACGTCACCGAGGACGGCCTGAGCGTCACCGTGGACGCCCGGGACCGTGACCTGAAGCCCGTGAACATCACCACCCAGAGCTACCCGGGCTTCCCCACCGACCTGCAACCGCAGATGAGTGCGCTGCTCGCCACGATTCCCGGCACCAGCGTCGTGCAGGACCCCGTCTACCCCGACCGCCTGACGCACGTGGCCGAACTGCACCGCATGGGCGCGACCATCACGGTCAGCGGGTACACGCAGATCATCCAGGGTGGCGCGCTGCGTTCCGCGCCCGTGAAGGCCGCCGACCTGCGTGCGGGCGCCGCGCTGTTCATCGCGGGCCTCACCTGCGAGGGCGATACCGTCATCGACGGCGTGCAGTACCTCAACCGCGGCTACGAACGCCTCGCCGAGCGCCTCCAGGGCCTCGGGGCGAACGTCACCCAGAACGAACCCGAACTCGTCCCTGCCGCCGACTGA
- a CDS encoding 4Fe-4S dicluster domain-containing protein → MLQGVLARLDDAGNHVPRFTAPRCLLERQAVGGCDACHATCPHDAISLGMLGSSIQIDPDLCTGCGLCVQVCPSGALEYNLEPALQSVRDQQDAASRAAPDASLTCARSGAGGPSLPCLGRVTPALLSAAGAWGAPLTLIHGDCAACPVGAPDIPERLERVLDTAQALRAPTGKPARVTIRPATPEDASRSLTVSRRGAFGALFRVGKQHLAQSVPESPLPFVDWSVPEDRTPQEWTWRARSLKPAPPDDAAIPWPAPLVDDTCIDCPVCTNVCPTDAITRDLQPDGGVKLLLNLSACTGCMGCLHSCPPQAIHAQTHWRPAAFNAPLLLRESDSVM, encoded by the coding sequence ATGCTTCAGGGTGTCCTCGCCCGGCTGGACGACGCCGGGAACCATGTGCCGCGCTTCACCGCGCCCCGCTGCCTCCTCGAACGGCAGGCGGTGGGTGGCTGCGACGCCTGCCATGCCACCTGCCCGCACGACGCGATCAGCCTCGGCATGCTGGGCAGCAGCATCCAGATCGACCCGGACCTCTGCACCGGCTGCGGCCTGTGCGTGCAGGTCTGCCCCAGCGGCGCGCTCGAATACAACCTCGAACCGGCCCTCCAGAGCGTGCGCGACCAGCAGGACGCCGCCAGTCGCGCCGCGCCGGACGCCAGCCTCACCTGCGCCCGCAGCGGCGCCGGCGGCCCCAGTCTGCCGTGCCTGGGCCGCGTCACGCCCGCCCTGCTGTCCGCCGCAGGCGCGTGGGGCGCGCCCCTGACCCTCATCCACGGGGACTGCGCCGCGTGCCCGGTCGGCGCGCCCGACATTCCCGAACGGCTGGAGCGCGTGCTCGACACCGCACAGGCCCTGCGCGCCCCCACCGGGAAACCCGCGCGGGTCACCATCCGCCCCGCCACGCCGGAGGACGCCAGCCGCTCCCTGACCGTCTCGCGGCGCGGCGCGTTCGGCGCCCTGTTCCGGGTGGGCAAGCAGCACCTCGCGCAGAGTGTCCCCGAGAGCCCCCTCCCGTTCGTGGACTGGAGCGTCCCCGAGGACCGCACCCCCCAGGAATGGACGTGGCGCGCCCGCAGCCTCAAACCCGCCCCGCCCGACGACGCCGCGATTCCCTGGCCCGCGCCACTCGTGGACGACACCTGCATCGACTGCCCCGTCTGCACCAACGTCTGCCCGACCGACGCCATCACCCGCGACCTGCAACCCGACGGCGGCGTGAAACTCCTCCTGAACCTCAGCGCCTGCACCGGCTGCATGGGCTGCCTGCACTCCTGCCCCCCGCAGGCCATCCACGCCCAGACCCACTGGCGCCCCGCCGCCTTCAACGCGCCGCTGCTGCTGCGCGAGAGTGACAGCGTGATGTGA
- a CDS encoding YbaN family protein: MTAPDPAPRPDAPPRRRPLWVAAGFLLTGLGVLGLILPGFPGTVWFVLAAAAFSRGDPRWEAWLLSRPVIGQLVRDYRAGLGMPLRAKWIACTCIAVAVAFSVGRIPVLIGQVAWVLVGLAGVAYITMKIPTRRPPAPGA; this comes from the coding sequence ATGACCGCCCCCGACCCCGCCCCGCGTCCAGACGCGCCGCCCCGCCGCCGCCCGCTGTGGGTGGCCGCCGGGTTCCTGCTGACCGGACTGGGCGTGCTGGGCCTGATTCTCCCCGGCTTCCCCGGCACCGTGTGGTTCGTGCTGGCCGCCGCCGCGTTCTCCCGGGGCGACCCCCGCTGGGAGGCGTGGTTGCTCTCCCGGCCGGTTATCGGTCAGCTGGTGCGCGACTACCGCGCGGGGCTGGGCATGCCGCTGCGCGCCAAGTGGATCGCCTGCACGTGCATCGCGGTGGCGGTGGCGTTCAGCGTGGGCCGCATTCCCGTCCTGATCGGGCAGGTCGCGTGGGTGCTGGTCGGGCTGGCGGGCGTGGCGTACATCACCATGAAGATTCCCACCCGGCGCCCGCCCGCGCCGGGCGCGTAG
- the rraA gene encoding ribonuclease E activity regulator RraA, whose amino-acid sequence MTRTAQGHIPELDLTTETLPTEDLPVTDLSDLRPGAPILAPIFREFGGRPRFNGPAVTLRVPGHNPLVREVLGQPGAGRVLVVDGGGTLDCALLGGELGELAVAGGWAGVIVNGCVRDTSELAQLNLGVRALAAHPRRSGKERLGERDVPVTFAGVTIHPGDTVHADEDGILILPA is encoded by the coding sequence ATGACCCGCACAGCCCAAGGCCACATCCCGGAGCTGGACCTCACCACCGAGACGCTGCCCACCGAGGACCTGCCTGTCACGGACCTCAGCGACCTGCGGCCTGGGGCGCCCATCCTCGCCCCCATCTTCCGGGAGTTCGGGGGCCGCCCGCGCTTCAACGGCCCGGCGGTCACCCTGCGCGTGCCCGGCCACAATCCCCTGGTGCGCGAGGTGCTCGGTCAGCCCGGCGCGGGCCGCGTCCTCGTCGTGGACGGCGGCGGGACGCTGGACTGCGCGCTGCTGGGCGGGGAACTGGGCGAACTGGCCGTCGCGGGCGGCTGGGCGGGCGTGATCGTGAACGGCTGCGTGCGCGACACCAGCGAACTGGCGCAGCTGAATCTCGGGGTGCGCGCCCTGGCCGCCCACCCGCGCCGCAGCGGCAAGGAGCGCCTGGGCGAACGCGACGTGCCCGTCACCTTCGCGGGCGTGACCATTCACCCCGGTGACACCGTACACGCCGACGAGGACGGCATCCTGATCCTCCCGGCCTGA
- a CDS encoding XdhC family protein encodes MNAAETRALLGALRAAHARGQRAAIATVVGVRGSAYRREGTRMLILDDGAQVCMLSGGCLEAEVVEVALDVIRTGDSALTHYDLSEDATWGLGIGCGGSVDVCVERVDPDDAVTAAWLGALEAGQKAALIVPLRPGAGRLLVTLDGAALGDLRADLRPFALAAARERLTHLEPRAATLTAPDGSAVFVDVSTPPPQLVLYGAGHDAMPLAAQAHALGYDVHVIDPRGAYLTPGRFPGATLHALAPEDLTAFTPGERAHLIVMNHHIDRDRVCLAHALHSDAPYVGVLGPRSRALDLLSALEEEGVTFTPAQLGRLRSPIGLRLGAEAPEEVALSILAELMAWRRGYDGSFLSGHAGRIHHEPTHPVTPPLPAEVPAEPPAGPEPVTGAGTSPTR; translated from the coding sequence ATGAACGCTGCCGAGACCAGAGCGCTGCTGGGCGCCCTGCGCGCCGCCCACGCCCGGGGCCAGCGCGCCGCGATCGCCACTGTCGTGGGCGTGCGGGGCAGCGCCTACCGCCGCGAGGGCACCCGCATGCTGATCCTCGACGACGGCGCGCAGGTGTGCATGCTCTCCGGCGGCTGCCTGGAGGCCGAGGTGGTCGAGGTCGCGCTGGACGTGATCCGGACCGGCGACAGCGCCCTAACGCATTACGACCTCTCCGAGGACGCCACCTGGGGCCTGGGGATCGGCTGCGGGGGCAGCGTGGACGTCTGCGTGGAACGCGTGGACCCGGACGACGCCGTCACGGCGGCGTGGCTGGGGGCGCTGGAGGCCGGGCAGAAGGCCGCGCTGATCGTGCCCCTGCGCCCCGGCGCGGGGCGGCTGCTGGTCACCCTGGACGGGGCGGCCCTGGGGGACCTGCGGGCGGACCTGCGGCCCTTCGCGCTGGCGGCCGCCCGCGAGCGCCTGACGCACCTGGAGCCGCGCGCCGCGACCCTGACCGCCCCGGACGGCTCGGCGGTGTTCGTGGACGTCAGCACCCCGCCGCCGCAGCTCGTGCTGTACGGCGCCGGGCACGACGCCATGCCCCTGGCGGCGCAGGCGCATGCGCTGGGCTACGACGTGCACGTCATCGACCCGCGCGGCGCGTACCTCACGCCGGGCCGCTTTCCCGGCGCGACCCTGCACGCCCTGGCGCCCGAGGACCTCACGGCGTTCACGCCGGGCGAGCGGGCGCACCTGATCGTCATGAACCACCACATCGACCGCGACCGGGTGTGTCTGGCGCACGCGCTGCACTCCGACGCGCCGTACGTGGGTGTCCTGGGGCCGCGCAGCCGCGCGCTGGACCTCCTGAGTGCCCTGGAGGAGGAGGGGGTGACCTTCACGCCCGCTCAGCTGGGCCGCCTGCGCTCCCCGATCGGCCTGCGTCTGGGGGCCGAGGCGCCCGAGGAGGTCGCGCTGAGCATCCTGGCGGAACTCATGGCGTGGCGGCGCGGCTACGACGGGTCGTTCCTCAGCGGGCACGCGGGGCGCATCCACCACGAACCCACCCACCCGGTCACGCCCCCCCTTCCGGCCGAGGTGCCTGCCGAACCCCCTGCCGGGCCGGAACCCGTCACCGGCGCGGGAACGTCCCCCACGCGGTAA
- a CDS encoding enoyl-CoA hydratase-related protein, which produces MSEAVITETTQAGVRTLTLNRPDRLNAANDALLLALTGALRRADAEESVRVVVITGAGRGFCAGQDLGDVSGRDMTFTEHLNHTYNPLIRTIRSLNKPVISAVNGVAAGAGASLALAGDLRLWAQSASLIEVFSNIALVPDSGSTWFLPRLVGYHRAFELMALAERVRSEDALRLGLCEQVFPDETFAQDVQAYAERLAARPANALKLTKQALVFAQTSTLDEALDQEAALQQIAGDHWEHEEGVTAFKEKRPAQFVRDAQ; this is translated from the coding sequence ATGAGCGAAGCCGTGATCACCGAAACCACCCAGGCCGGGGTGCGCACCCTGACCCTGAACCGCCCGGACCGACTGAACGCCGCGAACGACGCCCTGCTGCTGGCCCTCACAGGCGCCCTGCGCCGCGCCGACGCCGAGGAGAGCGTGCGCGTGGTCGTCATCACCGGCGCCGGGCGGGGCTTCTGCGCCGGGCAGGACCTCGGGGACGTGTCGGGCCGCGACATGACCTTCACCGAGCATCTGAACCACACCTACAACCCCCTGATCCGCACCATCCGCAGCCTGAACAAGCCCGTGATCAGTGCCGTGAACGGCGTCGCGGCGGGCGCCGGGGCCAGCCTCGCCCTCGCCGGGGACCTCAGGCTGTGGGCGCAGTCCGCCAGCCTGATCGAGGTGTTCTCGAACATCGCCCTGGTACCGGACTCGGGCAGCACGTGGTTCCTGCCGCGCCTCGTGGGGTACCACCGCGCCTTCGAACTCATGGCGCTCGCCGAGCGGGTGCGGTCCGAGGACGCGCTGCGCCTGGGCCTGTGCGAGCAGGTGTTCCCCGACGAGACCTTCGCGCAGGACGTGCAGGCCTACGCCGAACGCCTCGCCGCGCGCCCCGCGAACGCCCTGAAGCTCACCAAGCAGGCGCTGGTGTTCGCGCAGACCAGCACCCTGGACGAGGCCCTAGATCAGGAAGCCGCGCTGCAACAGATTGCCGGGGACCACTGGGAACACGAGGAAGGCGTCACGGCCTTCAAGGAGAAGCGCCCCGCACAGTTCGTCCGCGACGCGCAGTAA
- the ruvX gene encoding Holliday junction resolvase RuvX yields MSAPTPDDAPSPAPTTVPVTLALDVSKHRIGFAVSAGRLAFGRGSVDRKRLPLDLKAVRLKVEETGAQQLVLGLPLRTDGAQSPSADRVQAFGRVLTEKGYRVTYQDERFTTRRARDLGAQDEDEAAAVQILELYLLGQ; encoded by the coding sequence ATGAGCGCCCCCACCCCCGACGACGCGCCGAGTCCAGCGCCGACCACCGTACCGGTCACGCTGGCACTGGACGTCAGCAAGCACCGCATCGGCTTCGCGGTCAGCGCCGGGCGGCTCGCGTTCGGGCGCGGCAGCGTGGACCGCAAACGCCTCCCCCTGGACCTGAAGGCCGTGCGCCTGAAGGTCGAGGAGACCGGCGCGCAGCAGCTCGTGCTGGGGCTGCCGCTGCGCACCGACGGCGCCCAGAGTCCCAGCGCGGACCGCGTGCAGGCCTTCGGGCGCGTCCTGACCGAGAAGGGCTACCGCGTGACCTACCAGGACGAGCGCTTCACCACCCGCCGCGCCCGTGACCTCGGCGCGCAGGACGAGGACGAGGCGGCCGCCGTGCAGATCCTCGAACTGTACCTGCTGGGCCAGTAG
- a CDS encoding long-chain fatty acid--CoA ligase, producing MQGNMMDVQLTVPTILERIRTQYAGREVVSLLVAGRDEQGNPVPHKHRTTYGQVADRARRLAGGLLGLGLTKGDRVATLAVNSFRHLEAYLGVPSAGLVLHTVNIRLHPEQIAWILNHAEDRVLLIENVFAAMIPAIKAACPHLEHILVLGPTPQPIPLPGVRDYDTFVQESEPLTRYPELDERDAAAMCYTSGTTGNPKGVVYTHRSTVLHSLASAPKDGLNVGEADTVLPIVPMFHVNAWGLPYTCAMYGAKQVYAGVFADGRSVATLLQDEAVTITAGVPTIWMGLLAELDRAAQAGQPYGLGGLERLIVGGSAAPEAMIRAFQTRHGLSLLQAWGMTETHPLGTASGVPYGVDPSSDEGFALRAKQGRTVPLIELDVLDDQGARLPHDGKTMGRLIIRGPWVASSYFKGEGQSNFFDLDGQLWFDTGDIATLDERGYMHIQDRAKDLIKSGGEWISSVDLENAIMAHPAVNLCAVIAMDDPKWDERPLAVVTPKPGQSVTHDELISFIAPRFAKWWLPDATVLTDSIPIGATGKILKRELRDQYRSYSSTQGLVTPAAPDRSE from the coding sequence ATGCAGGGCAACATGATGGACGTTCAACTGACCGTGCCGACCATTCTGGAACGCATCCGCACGCAGTACGCCGGGCGCGAGGTCGTCAGCCTCCTCGTGGCGGGGCGCGACGAGCAGGGCAATCCCGTGCCGCACAAGCACCGCACCACGTATGGGCAGGTCGCCGACCGCGCCCGGCGCCTCGCGGGGGGCCTGCTGGGCCTGGGGCTCACGAAGGGCGACCGGGTGGCGACGCTGGCCGTGAACTCCTTCCGGCACCTGGAGGCGTACCTGGGCGTGCCCAGCGCGGGGCTGGTGCTGCACACCGTGAACATCCGCCTGCACCCCGAGCAGATCGCCTGGATCCTGAACCACGCCGAGGACCGCGTGCTGCTGATCGAGAACGTGTTCGCCGCGATGATCCCCGCGATCAAGGCCGCGTGCCCGCACCTGGAGCACATCCTGGTGCTGGGGCCCACGCCGCAGCCCATCCCGCTGCCGGGCGTGCGGGACTACGACACCTTCGTGCAGGAGAGCGAACCCCTGACCCGCTACCCGGAGCTGGACGAGCGGGACGCGGCCGCCATGTGTTACACGAGCGGCACGACCGGCAACCCCAAGGGCGTCGTGTACACGCACCGCTCGACGGTGCTGCACTCGCTGGCCAGTGCCCCGAAGGACGGGCTGAATGTCGGTGAGGCCGACACGGTCCTGCCCATCGTGCCGATGTTCCACGTGAACGCCTGGGGCCTGCCGTACACCTGCGCCATGTACGGCGCCAAGCAGGTGTACGCCGGGGTGTTCGCGGACGGCCGCAGCGTCGCCACGCTGCTCCAGGACGAGGCGGTGACGATCACGGCGGGCGTGCCCACCATCTGGATGGGCCTGCTGGCCGAACTGGACCGCGCCGCGCAGGCCGGGCAGCCGTACGGGCTGGGTGGCCTGGAGCGCCTGATCGTGGGGGGCAGCGCCGCGCCCGAGGCGATGATCCGCGCCTTCCAGACGCGCCACGGCCTGTCGCTGCTGCAGGCGTGGGGCATGACCGAGACGCATCCGCTCGGTACCGCCAGCGGCGTCCCGTACGGCGTGGACCCCAGCAGCGACGAGGGCTTCGCCCTGCGCGCCAAGCAGGGCCGGACCGTGCCCTTGATCGAACTGGACGTGCTGGACGACCAGGGCGCGCGCCTCCCGCACGACGGGAAGACCATGGGCCGCCTGATCATCCGCGGGCCGTGGGTGGCGAGCAGCTATTTCAAGGGCGAGGGCCAGAGCAACTTCTTCGACCTGGACGGGCAGCTGTGGTTCGACACGGGCGACATCGCCACGCTGGACGAGCGCGGGTACATGCACATCCAGGACCGCGCCAAGGACCTCATCAAGAGCGGCGGCGAGTGGATCAGCTCGGTGGACCTGGAAAACGCGATCATGGCCCACCCGGCCGTGAACCTGTGCGCCGTGATCGCCATGGACGACCCGAAGTGGGACGAGCGGCCCCTGGCCGTCGTGACGCCCAAGCCCGGCCAGAGCGTCACGCATGACGAACTGATCAGCTTCATCGCGCCCCGCTTCGCGAAGTGGTGGCTGCCCGACGCGACCGTCCTGACCGACAGCATCCCCATCGGCGCGACCGGCAAGATCCTCAAGCGTGAACTGCGTGACCAGTACCGCAGTTACAGCAGCACCCAGGGGCTGGTGACGCCCGCCGCACCCGACCGCAGCGAGTGA
- a CDS encoding alpha/beta hydrolase — protein MAVSVDGQWVTFSPPAGAVGLIGDVTDWRKREPIPVVDGAPLRLRLPRGAWVEYAWVDASGEAFADPDNAQRSLNPWWPYPRAAVVGEYARHPLWQMPDATRKGTAHRLTWEGTVFPGTRRVIVYTPHGYAGGPLPVYYVQDGVAFYRTGKLGDVMDRAAEAGLAPGAAFAFVEPGDRNEEYYLNPRYLEFLTTEVMPRVEGELVTASVRGLWGASLGGLISLFLGARHPELFSRVAAHSGAFIARPGATREGVIDTTTAGEWLLDELRANPPTHLTTSLDTGTLEWLTGPNRRMAGLFADLSLAHQYREYPSGHNWVTWREALPEAFLYLQGG, from the coding sequence ATGGCTGTTTCGGTGGATGGGCAGTGGGTGACGTTCTCGCCTCCGGCGGGTGCCGTGGGGTTGATCGGGGACGTGACGGACTGGCGTAAGCGTGAGCCGATTCCGGTGGTGGACGGCGCGCCGCTGCGGTTGCGGCTGCCGCGTGGGGCGTGGGTGGAGTACGCCTGGGTGGACGCTTCGGGTGAGGCGTTCGCGGACCCGGACAACGCGCAGCGGTCCCTGAATCCGTGGTGGCCATACCCGCGCGCGGCGGTGGTGGGCGAGTACGCGCGGCATCCGCTGTGGCAGATGCCGGACGCGACCCGGAAGGGCACGGCGCACCGCCTGACCTGGGAAGGCACGGTATTCCCGGGGACGCGGCGGGTGATCGTGTACACCCCGCACGGGTACGCGGGTGGGCCGCTGCCGGTGTACTACGTGCAGGACGGCGTGGCGTTCTACCGCACCGGGAAGCTGGGGGACGTGATGGACCGCGCCGCGGAGGCCGGGCTGGCGCCGGGCGCGGCGTTTGCGTTCGTGGAGCCGGGCGACCGGAACGAGGAGTACTACCTCAACCCCCGGTACCTGGAGTTCCTGACCACCGAGGTCATGCCGCGCGTGGAGGGCGAACTGGTCACGGCGTCCGTGCGGGGCCTGTGGGGGGCGAGCCTGGGCGGCCTGATCAGCCTGTTCCTGGGCGCGCGGCACCCGGAGCTGTTCAGTCGCGTGGCGGCGCACAGCGGGGCGTTCATCGCGCGGCCCGGCGCGACGCGGGAGGGCGTGATCGACACGACCACGGCGGGTGAGTGGCTGCTGGACGAACTGCGCGCGAACCCGCCCACGCACCTCACGACCAGCCTGGACACCGGGACGCTGGAGTGGCTGACCGGCCCGAACCGCCGCATGGCGGGCCTGTTCGCGGACCTGAGCCTGGCGCACCAGTACCGCGAGTACCCCAGCGGGCACAACTGGGTGACGTGGCGCGAGGCGCTGCCCGAGGCGTTCCTGTACCTCCAGGGCGGGTAA
- a CDS encoding TerC family protein: MTPWLGTPAWMWLLFLTVVAALLAFDLGVLTRRRARRAAAQGEEQTISVASSLKLSAFYIVLALMFGAWIWSTLGAESGMAYLTGFAVEKALALDNVFVISIIFAALAIPRHLQHRVLFWGILGVIVLRGIMIGLGAALVTQFDWIMWIFGAFLLLTGVKLLFTKGGHDQAPDLERHPVVRALRRVMPISPRLDGQKFLTRQPDVQGRVRVHATPLLLALLMVEFADLVFAVDSIPAIFAITQDPFIVYTSNIFAILGLRALYFALDALIHRFSALKPALALVLVFIGGKIFYNQFYGKLDPAISLGVTLAILAGGVLVSLWRTRNAAQAAD; this comes from the coding sequence ATGACCCCCTGGCTCGGCACGCCCGCCTGGATGTGGCTGCTCTTCCTGACTGTCGTGGCCGCGCTGCTGGCCTTCGATCTGGGCGTCCTCACGCGCCGCCGCGCCCGCCGCGCCGCCGCGCAGGGCGAGGAACAGACGATCAGCGTGGCCAGCAGCCTGAAACTGAGTGCCTTCTACATCGTCCTGGCCCTGATGTTCGGTGCGTGGATCTGGTCCACCCTGGGCGCCGAGAGCGGCATGGCGTACCTGACCGGCTTCGCCGTCGAGAAGGCCCTGGCGCTCGACAACGTGTTCGTGATCAGCATCATCTTCGCTGCGCTGGCCATCCCCCGCCACCTCCAGCACCGCGTGCTGTTCTGGGGCATCCTGGGCGTCATCGTCCTGCGCGGCATCATGATCGGCCTGGGCGCGGCGCTCGTCACGCAGTTCGACTGGATCATGTGGATCTTCGGCGCGTTCCTGCTCCTGACCGGCGTGAAACTGCTGTTCACGAAGGGCGGCCACGACCAGGCGCCCGACCTGGAGCGGCACCCGGTCGTGCGGGCCCTGCGGCGCGTCATGCCGATCAGCCCCCGCCTGGATGGGCAGAAGTTCCTGACCCGCCAGCCCGACGTGCAGGGCCGCGTCCGGGTGCACGCCACGCCGCTGCTGCTGGCCCTGCTGATGGTCGAGTTCGCGGACCTGGTGTTCGCCGTGGACAGCATCCCCGCGATCTTCGCGATCACGCAGGACCCGTTCATCGTGTACACCAGCAACATCTTCGCCATCCTGGGACTGCGCGCCCTGTACTTCGCGCTGGACGCCCTGATTCACCGCTTCAGCGCCCTGAAGCCCGCGCTGGCGCTGGTGCTGGTGTTCATCGGCGGCAAGATCTTCTACAACCAGTTCTACGGCAAGCTCGACCCGGCCATCAGCCTGGGTGTGACCCTGGCGATCCTCGCGGGCGGCGTGCTCGTCAGCCTGTGGCGCACCCGCAACGCGGCCCAGGCCGCCGATTGA
- a CDS encoding response regulator transcription factor, giving the protein MEQRILLIEDNPDITRVVQYELEQAGYRVLAAPDGVTGLTAAREHTPDLVILDLGLPDFDGAEIARRLRKTSSVPIIILTAMDAVDRKVNLLEAGADDYMTKPFHPEELVARVKVQLRHQQHGEVISIGPLEIHPQKRLCHYNGHEVRLSPKEFDLLTFLARQPGRVYSRQEIEREVWNGELPSNSNVVDVHMANMRAKLRDLDGYGIIRTVRGIGYALKTP; this is encoded by the coding sequence ATGGAGCAACGCATTCTGCTGATCGAGGACAACCCGGACATCACCCGCGTGGTGCAGTACGAACTGGAACAGGCCGGGTACCGCGTACTGGCCGCCCCCGACGGCGTGACCGGCCTGACCGCCGCCCGCGAGCACACCCCGGATCTGGTCATCCTGGACCTGGGCCTGCCGGACTTCGACGGCGCGGAGATCGCCCGCCGCCTGCGCAAGACCAGCAGCGTGCCGATCATCATCCTGACCGCCATGGACGCCGTGGACCGCAAGGTGAACCTGCTGGAGGCGGGCGCGGATGACTACATGACCAAGCCCTTCCATCCGGAGGAGCTCGTGGCGCGCGTGAAGGTGCAGCTGCGCCACCAGCAGCACGGCGAGGTCATCAGCATCGGGCCGCTGGAGATCCACCCGCAGAAGCGCCTGTGCCACTACAACGGGCACGAGGTCCGGCTGTCCCCGAAGGAATTCGACCTGCTGACCTTCCTGGCCCGCCAGCCGGGCCGCGTGTACTCCCGCCAGGAGATCGAACGCGAGGTCTGGAACGGCGAGCTGCCCAGCAACAGCAACGTCGTGGACGTGCACATGGCGAACATGCGCGCCAAGCTGCGCGACCTCGACGGGTACGGCATCATCCGCACCGTGCGCGGCATCGGGTACGCCCTGAAGACCCCCTGA